A genomic stretch from Bordetella sp. N includes:
- a CDS encoding M61 family metallopeptidase, translating into MTHPVIYRLEPHDPAGHRFRVTLTIDAPDPDGQSLSLPAWIPGSYLIRDFSRQIETLTARAGGRRLRVRKTDNHTWKVAPCDGPLVVDYTVYAWDLSVRGAHLDESHGFFNGTSVFLCVDGQAHQPCLLDLAPPRAIADWKVYTSLPEARGEAGAARRHGFGLYRAPDYDALVDHPVEMGTPQVARFEAHGAEHELVFTGVVPRLDLARIVEDVKRICETQIAFFEPHSKRAPFLDSSDRYVFMTMVTGDGYGGLEHRASTALMTARKDLPVKGQIGQGEGYRTFLGLVSHEYFHTWNVKRIKPAAFAPYDLRQPALTKLLWVFEGFTSYYDDLFLLRSNTITDKDYLRMLGKTITTVTRGPGRLKQSVAQSSFDAWTRYYKQDENSPNAIVSYYTKGSLVALGLDLTIRQASAGRHSLDDVMRLLWQRYGRDFYQGKPQGIAEDALPALVREATGVDARAFIERYSEGQADLPLAELLATQGITLQWKTASNLPNLDARTRKQGDGVVLAGVLEGGAAHKAGLSAGDELVAIDGLRVAGPAGLEILLAQYRPGDTVTMHVFRRDELRSFRVRLAAQAPLDCVLTGAA; encoded by the coding sequence ATGACCCATCCCGTAATTTACCGCTTGGAACCCCATGATCCGGCCGGCCATCGCTTTCGCGTCACGCTGACGATAGACGCGCCCGACCCCGATGGCCAGTCCCTGTCGCTGCCGGCATGGATTCCGGGCAGTTACCTGATCCGGGATTTCTCGCGCCAGATCGAAACGTTGACGGCACGCGCGGGCGGGCGCCGCCTGCGGGTGCGCAAGACCGATAACCATACCTGGAAAGTGGCGCCTTGCGACGGCCCCCTGGTGGTCGACTACACGGTCTATGCCTGGGACTTGTCGGTGCGGGGCGCGCACCTGGACGAAAGCCACGGCTTCTTCAACGGCACCAGCGTCTTTTTGTGCGTCGACGGCCAGGCCCATCAACCCTGCCTGCTGGACCTGGCGCCGCCGCGGGCCATAGCCGACTGGAAGGTCTATACCAGCCTGCCCGAGGCACGCGGCGAAGCCGGCGCGGCACGGCGCCATGGCTTCGGGCTGTATCGCGCGCCGGACTATGACGCGCTGGTCGACCACCCGGTGGAAATGGGCACGCCGCAGGTGGCGCGCTTCGAGGCGCATGGCGCCGAGCATGAGCTGGTGTTCACAGGCGTGGTACCGCGCCTGGACCTGGCGCGCATCGTCGAGGACGTGAAACGCATCTGCGAGACCCAGATCGCGTTTTTCGAACCGCACAGCAAGCGCGCGCCCTTCCTGGACAGCAGCGACCGCTATGTCTTCATGACCATGGTCACCGGCGACGGCTACGGCGGCCTGGAGCATCGCGCATCGACCGCGCTGATGACGGCGCGCAAGGACCTGCCGGTGAAAGGCCAGATCGGCCAGGGCGAAGGCTATCGCACCTTCCTGGGCCTGGTCAGCCATGAGTACTTCCACACCTGGAACGTCAAGCGCATCAAGCCGGCGGCGTTCGCGCCTTATGACCTGCGCCAGCCCGCGCTGACCAAGCTGCTGTGGGTGTTCGAGGGTTTCACTTCCTACTACGACGATCTGTTCCTGCTGCGGTCCAACACCATCACGGACAAGGACTACCTGCGCATGCTGGGCAAGACCATCACCACGGTGACGCGCGGGCCCGGCCGTCTCAAGCAGTCGGTGGCGCAAAGCTCCTTCGATGCCTGGACGCGCTATTACAAGCAGGACGAGAACTCGCCGAATGCCATCGTCAGCTACTACACCAAGGGCTCGCTGGTGGCGCTGGGGCTGGACCTGACCATCCGCCAGGCGTCGGCGGGCCGCCATTCGCTCGACGACGTCATGCGTTTGCTTTGGCAACGCTATGGCCGCGACTTCTATCAGGGCAAGCCGCAAGGCATCGCCGAGGACGCCCTGCCCGCGTTGGTGCGCGAGGCGACCGGGGTGGACGCGCGCGCCTTCATCGAACGCTATAGCGAGGGGCAGGCGGATCTGCCGCTGGCCGAACTGCTGGCCACGCAAGGCATCACCTTGCAGTGGAAGACGGCATCGAATCTGCCCAATCTGGATGCGCGCACGCGCAAGCAGGGTGACGGCGTGGTGCTGGCCGGCGTGCTGGAAGGCGGGGCCGCGCACAAGGCGGGCTTGTCGGCCGGCGACGAGCTGGTCGCTATCGATGGACTGCGGGTGGCCGGGCCCGCCGGGCTGGAGATACTGCTGGCGCAGTACCGGCCGGGCGACACGGTGACCATGCACGTGTTCCGGCGCGACGAACTGCGGTCCTTCCGCGTGCGGTTGGCGGCGCAGGCGCCCTTGGATTGCGTGTTGACCGGCGCGGCCTGA
- a CDS encoding NAD(P)/FAD-dependent oxidoreductase yields the protein MPHYSDAIIVGGGPAGASCAIWLARLGLAPLLVEADERLGGLPNDNPFADDWIATLPGVTGQQVGANIARSVEAAGVEVRRGRRAVAVARTDAGFAVTVQKHAHIDTSAGGADGQREQDEPSEQGESGKQAGAAPGATETLYGRHLVIASGVRARNLAGAAPGDRWPGVLVGPGSGIVEQDFTGLSVAVLGGGDNGFENYAYVKGRGARTVHLYARGVRARPQLVDAVPAADLRVGSYRVDPAARQVDGHPYDLLLVLYGWEPQADFAAALELRRDERGYIHTDFATARASAAGVYAIGEVANRMHPCVVTSMADGVVAAKAIQAALER from the coding sequence ATGCCGCACTATAGCGACGCCATCATCGTGGGAGGCGGCCCGGCCGGGGCGTCTTGCGCCATCTGGCTGGCCCGGTTGGGACTGGCGCCGCTGCTGGTGGAGGCCGATGAACGCCTGGGTGGCCTGCCCAATGACAATCCCTTCGCGGACGACTGGATCGCCACCTTGCCTGGCGTGACCGGGCAGCAGGTGGGCGCCAACATCGCCCGCAGCGTCGAAGCTGCTGGTGTCGAGGTGCGGCGCGGCCGCCGCGCCGTGGCGGTCGCCCGCACGGACGCGGGTTTTGCCGTGACGGTGCAGAAACATGCGCACATTGATACTTCGGCGGGTGGTGCCGACGGGCAGCGTGAGCAGGATGAGCCGAGCGAGCAGGGTGAGTCGGGTAAGCAGGCCGGCGCTGCGCCGGGCGCCACGGAAACCCTGTATGGCCGCCATCTGGTCATCGCCTCCGGCGTGCGCGCGCGCAATCTGGCGGGGGCGGCGCCGGGCGACCGTTGGCCCGGGGTGCTGGTGGGACCGGGCTCGGGGATCGTCGAGCAGGACTTTACGGGCCTGTCGGTGGCCGTCCTAGGCGGCGGCGACAACGGCTTCGAAAATTACGCCTATGTAAAAGGCCGGGGCGCGCGCACGGTGCACCTGTATGCCCGTGGCGTGCGAGCGCGGCCTCAGCTGGTGGATGCCGTCCCGGCGGCGGACCTGCGGGTGGGCAGCTACCGGGTGGACCCGGCGGCCCGTCAGGTCGACGGCCATCCCTACGATCTGTTGCTGGTGCTGTATGGCTGGGAACCGCAGGCGGATTTCGCCGCCGCGCTGGAGCTGCGGCGCGACGAGCGCGGCTACATCCACACCGACTTCGCCACCGCGCGTGCCAGCGCCGCCGGCGTCTACGCCATCGGCGAAGTGGCCAATCGCATGCACCCCTGTGTGGTGACGTCCATGGCGGACGGCGTGGTCGCCGCCAAGGCGATCCAGGCCGCCTTGGAGCGTTAG
- the folB gene encoding dihydroneopterin aldolase has protein sequence MPTRRIIFSRLALDARIGILEHERRATQPLHVDAEIDVDITRDVDDHDIHSVLDYRALREAIVAVCTHSHVNLIETLTEQVAERLMSEFKEIRAVRIRISKPMAFSDCAAVGVEIYSSR, from the coding sequence ATGCCTACCCGCCGCATCATTTTTTCCCGCCTCGCTCTCGACGCCCGCATCGGCATCCTGGAACACGAGCGCCGCGCCACGCAGCCGCTGCACGTCGACGCTGAAATCGACGTCGACATCACGCGCGACGTAGACGACCACGACATCCACAGCGTGCTGGACTATCGCGCCCTGCGCGAGGCCATCGTGGCGGTTTGCACCCATTCGCACGTCAACCTGATCGAAACGCTGACCGAGCAGGTCGCGGAGCGCCTGATGAGCGAATTCAAGGAAATCCGCGCGGTGCGCATCCGCATCAGCAAACCGATGGCGTTTTCCGATTGCGCCGCCGTCGGCGTGGAAATCTACAGCAGCCGCTGA
- the ttcA gene encoding tRNA 2-thiocytidine(32) synthetase TtcA encodes MNALDPSVAVSPAEPSAAARAKVRLEANKLAKRLARETTRALSDYNMIEAGDRVMVCLSGGKDSYGLLDILMRLRERAPFPFELIAVNLDQKQPDFPSEVLPNYLRELGIPFHIETRDTYSVVKRLVPEGKTMCSLCSRLRRGILYRVADELGCTKIALGHHRDDILGTFFLNMFYGAKLKAMPPKLVSDDGRHTIIRPLAYIEESDLAAYAAEKAFPIIPCNLCGTQENLKRKEVGRMLRDWDRQFPGRSWSIFNALASVAPSHLMDRQLFDFAGLRPTGQPDANGDTAFDQDEPQAGESGDAQTCGTSASQKSAQDEPREASLRFVRFE; translated from the coding sequence ATGAATGCTCTCGACCCGTCCGTCGCCGTGTCCCCAGCCGAGCCGTCCGCGGCCGCGCGCGCCAAGGTCCGCCTGGAGGCCAACAAGCTGGCCAAGCGGCTGGCGCGCGAAACCACGCGCGCGCTCTCCGACTACAACATGATCGAGGCGGGCGACCGGGTCATGGTCTGCCTGTCCGGCGGCAAGGACTCCTACGGCCTGCTCGACATCCTGATGCGGCTGCGCGAACGCGCGCCCTTCCCCTTCGAGCTGATCGCGGTCAACCTGGACCAGAAACAGCCGGACTTTCCGTCGGAGGTCCTGCCCAACTATCTGCGCGAGCTGGGCATTCCCTTCCACATCGAAACGCGCGACACCTATTCCGTGGTCAAGCGCCTGGTGCCGGAAGGCAAGACCATGTGCTCGCTATGCTCGCGCCTGCGGCGCGGCATTCTCTACCGCGTGGCCGACGAACTGGGCTGTACCAAGATCGCCCTGGGCCATCATCGCGATGACATCCTGGGCACGTTCTTCCTGAACATGTTCTACGGCGCCAAGCTCAAGGCCATGCCGCCCAAGCTGGTGTCCGACGACGGCCGCCACACCATCATCCGTCCGCTCGCGTATATCGAGGAATCCGACCTCGCGGCCTATGCGGCGGAAAAAGCCTTTCCCATCATTCCGTGCAATCTGTGCGGCACGCAGGAAAACCTCAAGCGCAAGGAAGTCGGGCGCATGCTGCGCGACTGGGACCGGCAGTTTCCGGGCAGGTCATGGAGCATCTTCAACGCCCTGGCCAGCGTGGCGCCGTCGCATCTGATGGACCGCCAGCTGTTCGATTTCGCCGGCCTGCGCCCCACGGGCCAGCCCGACGCCAATGGCGACACCGCCTTCGATCAGGATGAGCCGCAAGCCGGGGAGTCTGGCGATGCGCAGACCTGTGGCACCTCGGCATCGCAGAAAAGCGCGCAGGATGAACCGCGCGAGGCGTCCCTGCGTTTCGTCAGGTTCGAATAA
- a CDS encoding UbiX family flavin prenyltransferase — protein MTQPKRRLVVGVTGATGSLYAVRLLQALQQVDDIESHLVVSASGVLNTKHELDMGRQALHALADHAYSVRDVGATLASGAFATAGMVIVPCSMRTLAAVAHGLADNLITRAADVTLKERRRLVMMVRETPYNLAHLRNMTAVTEMGGIVFPPVPAFYFKPTSIEQMVDHTVARVLGLFDIAVPAPEWEGT, from the coding sequence GTGACGCAGCCCAAGCGCCGGCTGGTAGTCGGCGTGACCGGCGCCACCGGTTCCCTGTATGCGGTGCGCCTGCTGCAGGCCTTGCAGCAGGTCGACGATATCGAGTCGCATCTGGTGGTGTCGGCGTCCGGCGTGCTCAACACCAAGCATGAACTGGACATGGGCCGGCAAGCGCTGCACGCCCTGGCGGACCACGCCTACAGCGTGCGCGATGTCGGTGCGACCCTGGCCAGCGGCGCGTTCGCCACGGCCGGCATGGTGATCGTGCCGTGTTCCATGCGGACCCTGGCGGCCGTGGCCCACGGGCTGGCCGACAATCTGATCACGCGCGCGGCCGACGTCACGCTCAAGGAGCGGCGCCGGCTGGTGATGATGGTGCGGGAAACGCCCTACAACCTGGCGCACCTGCGCAATATGACGGCCGTCACGGAAATGGGCGGCATCGTGTTTCCGCCCGTGCCGGCCTTCTATTTCAAGCCCACCTCTATCGAGCAGATGGTCGACCACACGGTGGCGCGGGTGCTGGGCCTGTTCGACATCGCGGTGCCCGCTCCGGAATGGGAAGGCACCTGA
- the grxD gene encoding Grx4 family monothiol glutaredoxin, translating into MSDVQEFLRETVTQHPVVLFMKGTAQFPQCGFSGKAIQLLKGCGVKKLVTVNVLEDDEVRQGIKTFSNWPTIPQLYIAGEFVGGSDIMNELNESGELKQMLETAGATA; encoded by the coding sequence ATGAGCGACGTTCAAGAATTCCTGCGTGAAACGGTTACCCAGCACCCGGTGGTGCTCTTCATGAAGGGTACGGCCCAGTTTCCGCAATGCGGTTTTTCCGGCAAGGCCATCCAGCTGCTGAAGGGCTGTGGCGTGAAGAAGCTGGTCACCGTCAACGTCCTGGAGGACGACGAAGTCCGCCAGGGCATCAAGACGTTTTCGAACTGGCCCACCATTCCCCAGCTGTATATCGCTGGTGAATTCGTTGGCGGCTCGGACATCATGAACGAGCTCAACGAAAGCGGGGAACTGAAGCAGATGCTCGAAACCGCCGGAGCTACTGCGTGA
- the prmC gene encoding peptide chain release factor N(5)-glutamine methyltransferase, producing the protein MACAKDILFAAGLPRLEARMLLEHVLQKPRSWILAHDTDPLPADAVRAYTVLAARRAAGEPIAYLLGEREFMGHMFKVGPDVLIPRPETELLVETGLEWLRGFDSLSVLDMGTGSGAIAISIALARPDVAVLATDYSLAALKVAAENSLRLKARVHFSPGSWYDALTAVKKFDLIVSNPPYISRQDPHLEQGDLRFEPRQALTDDADGLSALRTIIAGAPAHLKPGGALWVEHGWDQAPAVRELLTAAGLRGADSRRDLAGIERISGGYL; encoded by the coding sequence GTGGCCTGCGCCAAGGACATCCTGTTCGCCGCCGGCCTGCCCAGGCTGGAGGCGCGCATGTTGCTGGAACACGTGCTGCAAAAGCCGCGCAGCTGGATCCTGGCGCATGACACCGACCCCCTGCCGGCCGACGCCGTGCGGGCCTACACCGTGCTGGCCGCGCGCCGGGCGGCCGGCGAGCCCATCGCCTACCTGCTGGGCGAGCGCGAATTCATGGGCCATATGTTCAAGGTGGGGCCGGACGTCCTCATCCCCCGGCCGGAAACCGAATTGCTGGTGGAAACGGGCCTGGAATGGCTGCGCGGCTTCGACTCGCTGTCGGTGCTGGACATGGGGACGGGTAGCGGCGCCATCGCCATCTCCATCGCCCTGGCCCGGCCGGACGTGGCTGTGCTGGCCACCGATTACAGCCTGGCCGCGCTCAAGGTGGCGGCTGAGAATTCCTTACGGCTCAAGGCCCGGGTGCATTTTTCCCCGGGAAGCTGGTACGACGCGCTGACGGCCGTGAAGAAATTCGACCTGATCGTGTCCAACCCCCCTTATATATCGCGCCAGGACCCCCATCTGGAACAGGGCGACCTGCGTTTCGAGCCCCGTCAGGCCCTTACCGACGACGCCGATGGCCTGAGCGCCCTGCGCACCATCATCGCGGGGGCGCCCGCCCACTTGAAACCGGGCGGCGCTTTGTGGGTCGAACACGGTTGGGACCAGGCCCCGGCGGTGCGCGAATTGCTGACGGCGGCAGGGCTGCGCGGTGCCGACAGCCGGCGCGATCTGGCCGGTATCGAGCGGATTTCCGGCGGATACCTATAA
- the prfA gene encoding peptide chain release factor 1, translating into MKSSMRDRLEQLSRRLIELDALLAEPDAASDMDRFRKLSRERAEIDPVVQGFAAYTGAEDDLATAQELLADPEMKAMAEDEIKIAKARIEELGASLQLLLLPRDPDDGRSLFLEIRAGTGGDESALFAGDLLRMYSRYAERVGWKVELMSESASELGGYKEVIVRIDGEGAYGRLKFESGGHRVQRVPATEAQGRIHTSACTVAVMPEADEMTDIVINPSELRIDTFRASGAGGQHINKTDSAVRITHLPTGLVVECQDDRSQHRNKDKAMQVLVARLRDKEVRERQSKEAAQRKSLIGSGDRSERIRTYNFPQGRLTDHRINLTLYKLLQIMEGDLDELVGALIAEHQAELLAALGED; encoded by the coding sequence ATGAAATCTTCCATGCGTGACCGCCTGGAGCAATTGTCCAGGCGGTTGATCGAGCTGGACGCCCTGCTCGCCGAGCCGGATGCCGCGTCCGATATGGACCGCTTCCGCAAGCTTTCGCGCGAACGCGCCGAAATCGATCCCGTGGTGCAGGGCTTCGCCGCCTACACGGGCGCCGAAGACGATCTGGCCACCGCGCAGGAACTGCTGGCGGACCCGGAAATGAAAGCCATGGCCGAGGACGAGATCAAGATCGCCAAGGCCAGGATCGAAGAACTGGGCGCGTCCCTGCAATTGCTGCTGCTGCCGCGCGATCCCGATGACGGCCGCAGCCTGTTCCTGGAAATCCGCGCGGGCACCGGCGGCGACGAAAGCGCGCTGTTTGCCGGCGATCTGCTGCGCATGTACAGCCGCTACGCCGAACGCGTGGGCTGGAAAGTCGAGCTGATGTCGGAAAGCGCGTCGGAACTGGGCGGCTACAAGGAAGTCATCGTCCGCATCGACGGCGAAGGCGCCTACGGCCGCCTGAAGTTCGAGTCCGGCGGCCACCGCGTACAGCGCGTGCCCGCCACCGAAGCGCAAGGCCGCATCCACACGTCCGCCTGCACCGTGGCGGTGATGCCGGAAGCGGATGAGATGACGGACATCGTCATCAACCCCTCCGAGCTGCGGATCGATACGTTCCGCGCCAGCGGCGCGGGCGGCCAGCACATCAACAAGACCGATTCCGCGGTTCGCATCACCCACTTGCCGACCGGGCTGGTGGTGGAATGCCAGGACGACCGTTCCCAACACCGCAACAAGGACAAGGCCATGCAGGTGCTGGTGGCCCGCCTGCGCGACAAGGAAGTGCGCGAACGCCAGAGCAAGGAAGCGGCGCAGCGCAAGAGCCTGATCGGCAGCGGCGACCGGTCGGAGCGCATCCGCACCTATAACTTTCCGCAAGGCCGCCTGACCGACCATCGCATCAACCTGACCCTGTACAAGCTGCTGCAGATCATGGAAGGCGACCTCGATGAACTGGTCGGCGCCCTGATCGCCGAACACCAGGCCGAGCTGCTGGCCGCCCTGGGCGAGGACTGA
- the hemA gene encoding glutamyl-tRNA reductase, with protein MSVDVLTFGLNHTSAPVSVRERVSMPVDLLRPALEGLRSAFGGRVREAAILSTCNRTEVYCAAEPQVAEQLPAWLADVNRIQAVDLQPHLYRHQQDGAVRHAFRVASGLDSMVLGETQIVGQMKDAVRAAGEAGSLGTLLHQLFQRTFSVAKEVRSQTAIGAESVSMAAAAVRLAERVFGNMSEARTLFIGAGEMIELCATHFAAQKPRDMVVANRTTERAETLAGRFGASTMKLADLPDRLAEFDVIVSCTASSLPILGLGMVERATRQRRHRPIVMIDLAVPRDIEPEVGRLDDIYLYSVDDLGRVVQSGTDARRAAVVQAESIIESRVQNYMHWLQTRAVVPVIQDLHAAADDVRAAELDRARRMLARGESPEAVLEQLAHALTQKYLHAPLAALNRSEGDDRTQLLAMVPRLFPGRDNRR; from the coding sequence GCAGGGTGCGCGAGGCAGCCATCCTGTCCACCTGTAACCGCACCGAGGTCTACTGTGCGGCCGAGCCGCAGGTGGCCGAGCAATTGCCGGCCTGGCTGGCCGACGTCAACCGCATCCAGGCCGTCGACCTGCAACCGCATCTGTACCGCCATCAGCAGGACGGCGCCGTGCGTCACGCCTTCCGCGTGGCCAGCGGCCTCGACTCCATGGTGCTGGGCGAAACCCAGATCGTCGGCCAGATGAAAGACGCCGTACGCGCCGCCGGCGAAGCCGGTTCGCTGGGCACGCTGCTGCATCAACTGTTCCAGCGCACCTTCTCGGTCGCCAAGGAAGTGCGCTCGCAAACCGCCATCGGCGCCGAATCGGTGTCCATGGCCGCCGCCGCCGTGCGCCTGGCCGAACGCGTGTTCGGCAATATGTCCGAAGCCCGCACGCTGTTCATCGGCGCGGGCGAAATGATAGAACTCTGCGCCACCCACTTCGCCGCCCAGAAGCCGCGCGACATGGTGGTCGCCAACCGCACCACGGAACGCGCCGAAACTCTGGCGGGCCGCTTCGGCGCCAGCACCATGAAGCTGGCCGACCTGCCGGACCGCCTGGCGGAATTCGACGTCATCGTGTCCTGTACGGCAAGCTCACTGCCCATCCTCGGTCTGGGGATGGTGGAAAGAGCCACGCGCCAACGCCGCCACCGCCCCATCGTCATGATCGATCTGGCGGTGCCGCGCGACATCGAACCCGAAGTCGGCCGCCTGGACGACATCTACCTGTATTCCGTCGATGACCTGGGCCGCGTGGTGCAAAGCGGCACCGACGCCCGCCGGGCCGCCGTGGTACAGGCCGAATCCATCATCGAAAGCCGCGTGCAGAACTATATGCACTGGCTGCAGACGCGTGCCGTCGTGCCGGTCATCCAGGACCTGCATGCCGCCGCCGACGACGTGCGCGCCGCTGAACTCGACCGCGCCCGCCGCATGCTGGCGCGTGGCGAGTCGCCCGAAGCGGTGCTGGAGCAGCTGGCCCACGCCCTGACACAGAAATACCTTCACGCGCCGCTCGCAGCCCTCAACCGCAGCGAAGGCGACGACCGCACCCAGCTGCTGGCCATGGTGCCGCGCCTCTTCCCCGGCCGCGACAATCGGCGTTAG